In a genomic window of Paramicrobacterium chengjingii:
- the folP gene encoding dihydropteroate synthase has product MTLIMGVVNVTPDSFSDGGRFFSHDDAIEHARALCREGADLIDVGGESTRPGAELVDPVEEQRRVIPVIAALAAEGISVSVDTMHSSTASASVEAGAELINDVSGGLVDPDMPRVAAESGRDFVAMHWRGYLTDPHERVHYDDVVSDVHGELARRIDALTRAGIAAERLIIDPGLGFSKNPEHNWAILAHLDRFESLAGRMLVGASRKRFLSTVSPTGAHPAERDPATAAISMLCAQSGIWAVRVHNVTGTRTALNVLDAVNAHRDDQ; this is encoded by the coding sequence ATGACCCTGATTATGGGCGTTGTGAACGTCACGCCGGATTCCTTCAGCGATGGCGGACGCTTTTTCAGTCACGACGATGCGATCGAGCACGCTCGGGCATTATGCCGTGAGGGTGCCGATCTCATCGACGTCGGGGGCGAGTCGACGCGTCCTGGCGCCGAACTTGTCGATCCGGTTGAAGAACAGCGCCGCGTCATCCCGGTGATTGCGGCGCTCGCCGCCGAGGGCATTTCGGTGAGCGTCGACACCATGCATTCGTCCACTGCTTCAGCAAGTGTTGAGGCCGGCGCTGAACTCATCAACGACGTCTCCGGGGGCCTTGTCGATCCCGATATGCCGCGGGTGGCAGCGGAAAGCGGCCGGGACTTTGTGGCGATGCACTGGCGCGGGTATCTCACCGATCCCCACGAGCGGGTGCACTACGACGATGTCGTATCTGACGTTCACGGCGAGCTCGCGCGGCGCATCGACGCGCTGACACGTGCGGGAATTGCCGCCGAGCGGCTGATCATCGACCCGGGCCTTGGCTTCTCGAAGAACCCGGAGCACAACTGGGCGATTCTCGCACACCTTGACCGGTTCGAATCCCTGGCGGGGCGGATGCTGGTCGGAGCCAGCCGCAAGCGGTTTCTGTCGACGGTGTCTCCCACTGGCGCGCACCCGGCGGAGCGCGATCCGGCGACAGCGGCCATCAGCATGCTCTGCGCGCAGTCAGGCATTTGGGCTGTTCGCGTGCACAACGTCACGGGAACCCGTACCGCGCTCAACGTTCTCGACGCTGTGAACGCTCATCGCGACGACCAATGA
- the folE gene encoding GTP cyclohydrolase I FolE produces MTGVDRERIEAATRELLAAIGERVDRAGLESTPQRVAESYAEFFHGVGEDPLDVLGEGMPLESGDSGEIVIVRDIAFRSMCEHHLLPFIGTAHVAYAPRERVVGLGRIPRVVEVLAARPQVQERLGEQIVEAISTGLQAAGVLVIMDAAHTCVSARGTQQARSTTVTLASRGTLADPVERAEVVALIARGGDE; encoded by the coding sequence ATGACGGGTGTTGATCGGGAGCGCATCGAAGCGGCGACACGGGAGTTGCTCGCAGCTATCGGTGAGCGTGTCGATCGGGCCGGGCTCGAGAGCACTCCGCAACGGGTTGCTGAGTCATACGCCGAATTCTTCCATGGCGTCGGCGAGGACCCGCTGGACGTGCTCGGCGAGGGTATGCCCCTCGAATCCGGTGACTCGGGCGAGATCGTGATTGTGCGCGACATCGCCTTCCGCTCGATGTGCGAGCATCACCTCCTGCCGTTCATCGGCACCGCTCACGTTGCCTACGCACCACGAGAACGCGTGGTCGGGCTCGGGCGCATTCCACGCGTCGTCGAGGTGCTTGCGGCTCGTCCGCAAGTGCAAGAACGACTCGGCGAGCAGATCGTCGAGGCGATCAGCACGGGGCTGCAGGCCGCCGGTGTGCTCGTGATCATGGACGCCGCACACACCTGCGTCTCTGCCCGAGGCACTCAGCAGGCACGATCCACGACCGTCACTCTCGCCAGCAGGGGCACGCTGGCCGATCCGGTCGAGCGAGCGGAGGTCGTCGCGCTGATTGCACGGGGAGGCGACGAATGA
- the ftsH gene encoding ATP-dependent zinc metalloprotease FtsH, which produces MNLKRIFKGPIPYILIAILAFWIGSSLLNIGGYKEITTQQGLDLLKGETVTEAVITQGDNRVDLTLSKDAGDSGKMVQFYFIDARADAVVKAVDSASPKNGFNDEVPQGNWWLSMASILLPLLLIGLFFWFMLSSMQGGGGKVMQFGKSKAKLVSKESPKVTFADVAGAEEAIEELDEIKDFLKDPAKFQAVGARIPKGVLLYGPPGTGKTLLARAVAGEAEVPFYSISGSDFVEMFVGVGASRVRDLFQQAKENSPAIIFVDEIDAVGRHRGAGMGGGHDEREQTLNQLLVEMDGFDPKTNVILIAATNRPDILDPALLRPGRFDRQIGVDAPDMNGRLQILEVHGRGKPLAEGVDLEVVARKTPGFTGADLANVLNEAALLTARSNAQLIDNRALDEAIDRVIAGPQRRTRVMNEKEKLITAYHEGGHALAAAAMNNTDPVTKITILPRGRALGYTMVLPLEDKYSVTRNELLDQLTYAMGGRVAEEIVFHDPTTGASNDIEKATGIARKMVTEYGMTTEVGPIKLGQASGEMFLGRDMGHQRDYSEELAEQVDKQVRELIEQAHNEAWRVINNNRDVLDTLASELLEKETLDHNQLADIFAPVRKLDERPVWLSSEGRPVSDLPPVAIPKSAPIEPGVTDGNVTSQPAGGSPESSDSESSGSGAADVDSESTPGSGSA; this is translated from the coding sequence ATGAACCTGAAGCGCATCTTCAAAGGCCCCATTCCCTACATCCTCATTGCCATCCTGGCATTCTGGATCGGGTCGAGCCTGCTGAACATCGGTGGCTACAAAGAGATCACGACGCAGCAAGGTCTTGATCTGCTGAAGGGCGAGACGGTCACTGAGGCCGTGATCACCCAAGGTGACAACCGCGTCGACCTCACCCTCAGCAAAGATGCCGGCGACAGCGGAAAGATGGTGCAGTTCTACTTCATCGACGCCCGCGCAGACGCTGTGGTGAAGGCTGTGGATTCTGCGTCTCCTAAGAACGGGTTCAACGATGAGGTCCCCCAGGGCAACTGGTGGCTCTCGATGGCCAGCATCCTCCTTCCTCTACTGCTGATCGGGCTGTTCTTCTGGTTCATGCTCTCGAGCATGCAGGGCGGCGGCGGAAAGGTGATGCAGTTCGGCAAGTCCAAGGCAAAGCTCGTATCGAAGGAGTCGCCAAAGGTCACATTCGCCGATGTAGCCGGTGCCGAAGAGGCGATCGAAGAGCTCGATGAGATCAAGGACTTCCTGAAGGACCCGGCCAAGTTCCAGGCGGTCGGAGCACGCATTCCCAAGGGTGTGCTGCTCTACGGCCCTCCCGGAACCGGTAAAACGTTGCTTGCACGCGCCGTCGCGGGCGAGGCAGAAGTTCCGTTCTATTCGATCTCGGGCTCCGATTTCGTCGAGATGTTCGTCGGCGTCGGCGCCAGCCGCGTTCGTGACCTGTTTCAGCAGGCGAAGGAGAACTCGCCGGCGATTATCTTCGTCGACGAGATCGATGCCGTCGGCCGGCACCGCGGAGCGGGCATGGGCGGTGGCCACGATGAGCGTGAGCAGACCCTCAACCAGCTGCTTGTCGAAATGGACGGCTTCGATCCCAAGACGAATGTGATTCTGATCGCGGCGACAAACCGTCCCGATATTCTCGACCCGGCGCTGCTGCGCCCCGGCCGATTCGACAGGCAGATCGGTGTTGATGCCCCCGACATGAACGGCCGGCTGCAGATTCTCGAAGTTCACGGCCGCGGTAAGCCACTTGCCGAGGGAGTCGACCTCGAAGTCGTTGCGCGCAAGACGCCCGGCTTCACCGGTGCAGACCTGGCGAACGTGCTTAACGAGGCTGCCCTGCTGACGGCGCGCTCCAACGCCCAGCTCATCGACAACCGCGCACTCGACGAAGCGATCGACCGCGTGATTGCCGGCCCGCAGCGTCGTACACGCGTGATGAATGAGAAAGAGAAGCTCATCACCGCGTACCACGAGGGCGGACATGCTCTCGCTGCAGCGGCGATGAATAACACTGACCCGGTGACGAAGATCACCATTCTTCCGCGCGGACGCGCGCTTGGCTACACGATGGTGCTTCCGCTCGAGGACAAATACTCCGTCACCCGCAACGAGCTTCTCGACCAGCTCACCTATGCGATGGGCGGCCGCGTCGCCGAAGAGATCGTGTTCCACGATCCGACCACCGGTGCATCAAACGACATCGAGAAGGCGACAGGCATCGCACGCAAGATGGTCACCGAGTACGGAATGACCACAGAAGTGGGGCCGATCAAGCTCGGCCAGGCCTCTGGCGAGATGTTCCTCGGCCGCGACATGGGTCACCAGCGCGACTACTCCGAGGAGCTCGCAGAGCAGGTGGACAAGCAGGTGCGCGAGCTCATCGAGCAGGCGCACAACGAGGCGTGGAGGGTCATCAACAACAACCGCGATGTACTTGACACGCTCGCGAGCGAGTTGCTCGAGAAGGAGACGCTCGACCACAATCAGCTCGCCGACATTTTCGCACCCGTGCGCAAGCTCGATGAGCGACCCGTCTGGCTCTCAAGCGAAGGACGCCCCGTCAGCGATCTGCCCCCTGTGGCGATCCCGAAGTCGGCTCCGATCGAACCCGGCGTGACGGATGGCAACGTGACATCGCAGCCTGCCGGAGGATCGCCCGAATCGTCCGATTCTGAGTCATCGGGATCGGGCGCAGCAGACGTGGATTCCGAGAGCACCCCAGGTTCGGGCAGCGCGTAG
- the hpt gene encoding hypoxanthine phosphoribosyltransferase, which yields MHASEIESDLTKVLVTEEQIDAKLEELASHIDADYAGKDLLLVGVLKGAVMVMADLSRHLGHNVQMDWMAVSSYGASTKSSGVVQIRKDLDTDISGRHVLIVEDIIDSGLTLSWLLDNFASRGAASVEVCALLRKPDAAKVTIDCKYVGFDIPSDFVVGYGLDFAERYRNLRDVAVLAPHIYTED from the coding sequence ATGCACGCGAGTGAAATTGAGAGCGACCTCACCAAGGTGCTCGTTACCGAAGAGCAGATCGACGCGAAGCTTGAGGAACTCGCTTCGCACATCGACGCCGATTATGCGGGAAAAGACCTCCTACTCGTCGGAGTGCTGAAGGGCGCCGTGATGGTGATGGCCGACCTTTCGCGCCACCTCGGGCACAACGTCCAGATGGATTGGATGGCCGTCTCGAGCTACGGCGCGAGCACGAAGTCAAGCGGCGTCGTACAGATTCGCAAAGACCTTGACACAGACATCTCCGGTCGGCACGTTCTCATTGTCGAGGACATCATCGACTCGGGTCTGACGTTGTCGTGGCTGCTCGACAACTTCGCCTCGCGCGGCGCAGCGTCCGTCGAGGTATGCGCCCTGCTGCGCAAGCCTGACGCCGCGAAGGTGACGATCGACTGCAAATATGTGGGATTCGACATCCCGAGCGATTTCGTTGTCGGCTACGGCCTCGACTTCGCCGAACGCTACCGCAATCTTCGGGATGTGGCGGTGCTTGCACCGCACATCTATACGGAGGACTGA
- the tilS gene encoding tRNA lysidine(34) synthetase TilS, which yields MPSPTSHTQNDGRSRLDAATAAVRLGVRRSLESCSADAAVLACVSGGADSMALAAALAFEAKARSIRVHSITVDHGLQPGSGTVAERTAQTLATWGIEAHIEQVTVTDAGGPEAAARNARYRAIDAVADRTGVELVMLGHTLDDQAESVLLGLARGSGAGSLKAMAPLNGRYARPLLGVRRKQTRDSCMARGIEVWDDPQNDDDAFARVRARRIVLPVFEKELGPGIAEALARTAEQSREDEDAFEQMIEEFIEEVCEPAEAGIAVEVSALAHNPAALRNRLIRYVAQAEFGASLSRTHTLAIAALVTDWRGQGPINVPGISVSRRGDRIVFTAAEKA from the coding sequence ATGCCCTCTCCAACTTCCCACACACAAAATGACGGTCGTTCGCGTCTCGATGCGGCGACGGCAGCCGTACGGCTCGGCGTACGGCGAAGTCTCGAGAGCTGCTCAGCCGACGCAGCCGTGCTGGCGTGCGTGAGTGGCGGCGCCGATTCGATGGCCCTCGCGGCGGCGCTCGCCTTCGAGGCGAAGGCGCGCAGCATCCGGGTGCATTCGATCACCGTGGATCACGGGCTGCAGCCCGGTTCGGGCACCGTCGCGGAGCGCACGGCTCAGACCCTCGCCACATGGGGCATCGAGGCGCACATCGAGCAGGTGACAGTGACGGATGCCGGTGGGCCCGAAGCCGCGGCACGGAATGCGCGTTACCGGGCGATCGACGCCGTTGCAGACCGCACAGGGGTTGAACTGGTGATGCTCGGACACACGCTCGACGACCAGGCGGAGAGTGTTCTGCTGGGGCTTGCTCGCGGCTCCGGGGCCGGGAGCCTCAAGGCGATGGCTCCGCTGAACGGCAGATACGCGCGGCCCCTGCTCGGAGTGCGAAGGAAGCAGACACGCGACTCCTGCATGGCGCGCGGCATCGAGGTGTGGGACGACCCACAGAATGACGACGACGCGTTCGCGCGCGTGCGGGCGCGCAGAATCGTGCTGCCTGTGTTCGAGAAGGAGCTCGGGCCAGGCATCGCCGAAGCGCTGGCGCGCACTGCCGAGCAGTCGCGTGAAGACGAGGATGCCTTCGAGCAGATGATCGAAGAGTTCATTGAGGAGGTGTGCGAACCGGCGGAGGCGGGCATCGCCGTCGAAGTGAGTGCGCTCGCTCACAATCCGGCAGCTCTGCGCAATCGGCTGATTCGATATGTCGCACAGGCCGAGTTCGGTGCATCGCTCTCGCGCACGCACACCCTGGCGATCGCTGCGCTCGTCACCGACTGGCGTGGGCAGGGCCCCATCAACGTACCCGGCATCAGTGTTTCGAGACGTGGAGACCGCATCGTGTTCACAGCGGCCGAAAAGGCGTGA
- the ppa gene encoding inorganic diphosphatase: MAEYDVVVEIPKGSRNKYEVDHETGRVYLDRVLFTGFVYPVDYGYFENTLGLDGDPVDALVLLEYPLFPGVVVKVRPIGVLNMSDEAGSDAKVVCVQHKDPRWQHIQDITDVPQHQRDEIEHFFKRYKDLEPNKWVTVDGWGDVAEAERIVQDGFAKLSEQGGH, from the coding sequence ATGGCCGAGTACGACGTCGTCGTAGAGATTCCCAAGGGCAGCCGCAACAAGTACGAAGTCGATCACGAGACAGGTCGCGTCTATCTTGACCGCGTTCTCTTCACGGGTTTCGTGTACCCGGTGGACTACGGCTACTTCGAGAACACCCTCGGTCTCGACGGCGACCCCGTCGATGCTCTCGTGCTGCTCGAGTATCCACTCTTCCCCGGCGTCGTCGTCAAGGTGCGCCCGATCGGCGTTCTCAACATGAGCGACGAGGCGGGTTCAGACGCCAAGGTCGTCTGCGTGCAGCACAAAGACCCGCGCTGGCAGCACATTCAGGACATCACGGATGTCCCGCAGCACCAGCGTGATGAGATTGAGCATTTCTTCAAGCGCTACAAGGACCTCGAGCCGAACAAGTGGGTCACGGTCGACGGTTGGGGCGACGTGGCTGAGGCGGAGCGCATCGTGCAGGACGGCTTTGCCAAGCTCTCCGAGCAGGGCGGGCACTGA
- a CDS encoding M23 family metallopeptidase yields MSKRDREPRAGIFSRPLVDDSKAGATRRQVISLGVFGVVSAVAGVAGIAPAWADKYPSWDDVKKAKNDQSAKANQIKKIKDLIASLQQRVADTKAAEEAAGQKLYEAGIALSEAISRAESLQKQADDKEVEAEAAITKAGQLAAQLYRSGGDNASLGLIFDATASGTDDLLNALGSMTKLVEHNQSVYQSALTAKNTAQSLSDQAVVARDERDRLQKEAEEAYKAAQAAAEAARNALAEQESRQETLKAQLEALQDKTSKTIEQYKKGVEERRKAAEAARKAREAAARKAAEEAAKNNGGGGGSSGGGGSSGGGGGGGSSTGWRWPTGSHYISSPFGWRYHPIYHEQRLHEGIDIGAGYGSPVWAAKGGTIEYAGVYGGYGNYVLINHGGNVYSGYGHMSSIYRWGGWVNAGQAIGAIGSTGSSTGNHLHFEIRLGRWNPVNPLNYI; encoded by the coding sequence ATGTCGAAGCGAGATCGAGAGCCTCGTGCGGGCATTTTCTCGCGTCCCCTTGTCGACGATTCGAAGGCTGGCGCGACGCGCCGACAGGTGATCTCACTTGGGGTCTTCGGCGTTGTCAGCGCGGTCGCCGGTGTCGCGGGCATCGCTCCGGCCTGGGCAGACAAATACCCCAGCTGGGACGACGTCAAGAAGGCGAAGAATGATCAGTCGGCCAAGGCCAACCAGATCAAGAAGATCAAGGACCTGATCGCTTCCCTCCAGCAACGCGTCGCCGACACCAAGGCAGCGGAGGAAGCTGCCGGGCAGAAACTCTACGAGGCAGGCATCGCCCTTTCTGAAGCGATCTCGCGTGCTGAGTCTCTTCAGAAGCAGGCTGATGACAAAGAGGTCGAAGCAGAGGCCGCGATCACCAAAGCGGGGCAGCTTGCGGCGCAGTTGTATCGGTCGGGAGGGGACAATGCGAGCCTCGGGTTGATCTTCGATGCGACAGCATCTGGGACCGACGATCTGCTCAATGCGCTGGGCAGCATGACGAAGCTCGTCGAGCACAACCAGTCTGTGTACCAGAGCGCCCTCACTGCGAAGAACACTGCGCAGTCGCTGAGCGATCAGGCCGTCGTTGCGCGGGATGAGCGTGATCGCCTGCAGAAGGAGGCAGAAGAGGCGTATAAGGCGGCGCAGGCCGCGGCAGAGGCTGCGCGAAACGCACTGGCCGAGCAGGAGTCGCGGCAAGAGACTCTCAAGGCTCAGCTTGAGGCGCTGCAGGACAAGACCTCCAAGACCATCGAGCAGTATAAGAAGGGCGTCGAAGAGCGCAGAAAGGCTGCGGAAGCCGCTCGCAAGGCTCGTGAAGCAGCTGCGCGCAAGGCCGCGGAAGAAGCTGCCAAGAACAATGGTGGTGGCGGCGGTTCTTCAGGTGGCGGCGGTTCGTCAGGCGGTGGCGGCGGCGGCGGATCGTCTACCGGCTGGCGCTGGCCAACCGGGAGCCATTACATCTCGTCGCCGTTTGGCTGGCGATATCACCCCATCTACCATGAACAGCGTTTGCACGAAGGCATCGATATCGGTGCAGGTTACGGATCGCCCGTATGGGCCGCCAAGGGCGGAACCATCGAGTACGCCGGTGTATATGGCGGCTACGGAAACTACGTGCTCATCAATCACGGAGGAAACGTCTACTCGGGCTATGGGCACATGAGCTCAATCTATCGATGGGGCGGCTGGGTTAACGCCGGGCAGGCGATCGGCGCGATCGGCAGTACGGGAAGTTCGACAGGAAACCATCTTCACTTCGAGATACGTCTGGGGCGCTGGAACCCGGTCAACCCGCTCAATTACATCTGA
- a CDS encoding sugar transferase, translating into MTEVKLRFGSTSVLSELAGAFRHARTAGKTLDKPWARHYQSRLVVTDSVVVLAASAAANVAASAQNSSQLTTYSVATGLAMSTIWLVMLAALHTRDRRIFGTQATEYRRVVAATSSAFGLVAILTVLFDVPGTRDYFVVALPLGLLALLFNRKAWRESLTRARARGRSIARAVVIGDPVDTRYVINQIQQHSASAFTIVGAVNTGDSARHAIDGVPVLGGYTDVAEAARTVQADTVIVASQPHGGGDIIRNLSWQLEGTATDLVLASRLTDVAGPRIHFRPIEGLPLIHVEIPQFDGAKHVAKRIFDVTASALGLIAALPIMAVVALIIEVDDRGPVLYRQERVGRNETTFTMYKFRSMAADAEQRLDEVRKLNEGSGALFKMKNDPRVTRVGRWIRKYSLDELPQLWNVLIGDMSLVGPRPPLRSEVETYEEHVHRRLYIKPGLTGMWQIGGRSNLSWEESVRLDLYYVENWSLVGDLVILWRTVRVLLNPIGAY; encoded by the coding sequence ATGACAGAGGTCAAGCTACGCTTCGGAAGTACATCAGTACTGTCGGAGCTTGCTGGCGCTTTTCGTCACGCGCGCACCGCAGGAAAGACGTTAGACAAACCGTGGGCACGGCACTATCAGTCGCGTCTCGTCGTTACCGATTCGGTCGTTGTACTCGCTGCGAGCGCGGCAGCGAACGTCGCAGCGTCGGCGCAGAACTCGAGCCAACTAACAACGTACTCGGTCGCTACGGGCCTCGCCATGAGCACGATCTGGCTGGTCATGCTTGCTGCACTCCACACTCGCGATCGTCGAATCTTCGGCACTCAGGCCACCGAGTACAGACGTGTCGTCGCAGCCACATCGAGCGCATTCGGTCTCGTGGCGATTCTCACTGTGCTCTTTGACGTCCCTGGAACGCGCGATTACTTCGTCGTCGCTCTGCCTCTCGGCTTGCTCGCTCTGCTTTTCAACCGCAAGGCCTGGAGAGAGAGTTTGACTCGTGCAAGAGCTCGCGGCCGATCAATCGCTCGCGCCGTCGTGATCGGCGATCCTGTCGATACGCGATACGTCATCAATCAGATACAACAGCACTCTGCTTCTGCGTTCACGATCGTCGGCGCGGTGAACACTGGAGACTCGGCTCGTCACGCAATCGACGGGGTTCCCGTGCTTGGGGGCTACACCGACGTCGCCGAGGCCGCGCGTACCGTGCAAGCAGACACCGTCATCGTGGCAAGCCAACCTCATGGGGGCGGTGACATAATTCGCAATCTGAGCTGGCAGCTCGAAGGCACCGCTACCGACCTCGTGCTCGCTTCACGTCTCACCGACGTCGCCGGTCCCCGCATTCACTTCCGTCCCATTGAGGGGCTCCCACTTATACACGTCGAGATCCCCCAATTCGATGGCGCAAAGCACGTTGCCAAGCGGATCTTCGACGTCACAGCGTCCGCACTCGGCCTCATCGCTGCGCTACCGATCATGGCGGTTGTTGCGCTCATCATCGAGGTCGATGACCGCGGGCCGGTGCTTTATCGACAGGAGCGAGTGGGGCGTAACGAGACCACATTCACGATGTATAAGTTCCGCTCGATGGCGGCCGACGCCGAACAGAGACTAGACGAGGTGCGAAAACTCAACGAGGGCAGCGGCGCTCTCTTCAAAATGAAGAACGACCCTCGTGTCACTCGGGTCGGGCGTTGGATTCGCAAGTACTCGCTCGACGAGCTTCCCCAGCTGTGGAACGTTCTCATCGGGGATATGAGCCTGGTCGGGCCTCGGCCGCCGCTGCGCAGCGAAGTGGAGACCTACGAAGAGCACGTGCATCGTCGCCTGTACATTAAACCCGGACTCACCGGCATGTGGCAGATCGGCGGCCGCAGTAATTTGTCTTGGGAAGAGAGCGTCCGCCTCGACCTCTATTACGTCGAGAACTGGTCTCTCGTCGGCGACCTTGTCATCCTATGGCGCACCGTTCGCGTGCTTCTCAACCCCATCGGAGCCTACTGA
- a CDS encoding adenylyltransferase/cytidyltransferase family protein, producing MASQHQRVGYAPGAFDLFHIGHLNILRHARSKCDYLIAGVVSDEMLREVKGIEPVIPLVERLEIIRSLKFVDEAVVEPVPDKLDMWRMLRFNVLFKGDDWKDTVKGIQLENEFEMVGVDIEYFPYTVSTSSTKLRSALDAITRSSAPTDAPSDFSRS from the coding sequence ATGGCATCACAACACCAACGCGTCGGCTATGCGCCGGGCGCATTCGACCTCTTCCACATCGGCCACCTCAACATTCTTCGGCACGCTCGAAGCAAGTGTGACTATCTGATTGCGGGTGTCGTCTCCGACGAAATGCTCCGCGAGGTCAAGGGAATCGAGCCCGTCATTCCCCTCGTCGAACGGTTGGAAATAATTCGGAGCCTGAAATTCGTCGATGAGGCAGTTGTCGAGCCGGTACCGGACAAGCTCGACATGTGGCGGATGCTTCGGTTCAACGTGCTTTTCAAAGGTGACGATTGGAAGGACACCGTCAAAGGGATCCAGCTTGAGAACGAGTTCGAAATGGTCGGCGTCGACATTGAGTACTTCCCTTACACCGTATCGACATCGAGCACAAAGCTTCGGAGTGCTCTCGACGCCATCACTCGTTCATCGGCGCCAACAGATGCGCCATCTGATTTCAGCCGTTCCTAG
- the gmd gene encoding GDP-mannose 4,6-dehydratase, which translates to MKTALITGVTGQDGSYLAEFLLEKGYDVHGIKRRSSSLNTSRVDHIYEDPHELDSRFHLHYGDLTDGTSLTRIIQEVRPDEIYNLGAQSHVAVSFNQPEYTADADALGTLRILESIRILGMTDDVRFYQASTSELFGLVQTIPQTENTPFYPRSPYAVAKLYAYWITVNYRESYGIYTCNGILFNHESPRRGETFVTRKITRGLSQIALGLESCLYLGNMDSLRDWGHAKDYVRLQWMMLQQDKPQDFVIATGEQYSVRQFVEWSAAAMGVTLAFRGTGLDEVGVVEAVEGEAAAALKPGDVIVRVDPRYFRPAEVESLLGDATKAKFHLDWAPEIGVKELVSEMVATDLDAARQHALLRQHGFTVPVVLES; encoded by the coding sequence ATGAAAACCGCGCTTATCACGGGAGTCACAGGACAGGACGGTTCATATCTTGCCGAGTTCCTTTTGGAGAAGGGATACGACGTGCACGGCATCAAACGCCGTTCCTCGTCGCTGAACACCTCGCGCGTCGACCACATCTACGAAGATCCTCACGAGCTCGATTCACGCTTCCACCTTCACTACGGAGACCTCACTGATGGCACGAGCTTGACCAGGATCATCCAAGAAGTGCGACCAGACGAGATCTACAATCTTGGGGCCCAGTCGCACGTGGCCGTCAGCTTCAACCAGCCCGAGTACACCGCAGACGCCGACGCCCTCGGAACCCTCAGAATTCTTGAGTCGATTCGAATCCTCGGGATGACGGACGACGTGCGTTTTTATCAGGCTTCGACAAGCGAACTCTTCGGGCTTGTGCAGACGATCCCGCAAACGGAGAACACCCCGTTCTACCCTCGTTCTCCGTATGCGGTGGCGAAGCTCTACGCATACTGGATTACGGTGAACTACCGCGAATCCTACGGAATCTACACCTGTAACGGCATCCTCTTCAACCACGAATCGCCACGACGCGGCGAAACCTTCGTCACCAGGAAGATCACACGCGGGCTCTCCCAGATCGCACTCGGTCTCGAGTCGTGTCTCTACTTGGGAAACATGGATTCCCTGCGGGACTGGGGGCATGCCAAAGACTACGTGCGGCTTCAGTGGATGATGCTTCAGCAGGACAAGCCTCAGGACTTCGTCATCGCGACCGGTGAACAATATTCCGTGCGCCAATTCGTCGAATGGTCCGCGGCAGCGATGGGTGTCACACTGGCATTCCGTGGAACGGGACTGGATGAAGTCGGCGTAGTCGAAGCCGTGGAAGGTGAGGCAGCTGCTGCGCTGAAGCCGGGCGATGTGATCGTGCGCGTCGATCCACGCTACTTCCGGCCAGCAGAGGTAGAGAGCCTGCTCGGCGACGCGACAAAGGCAAAGTTCCATCTCGACTGGGCCCCCGAGATCGGTGTCAAGGAGCTGGTGTCCGAGATGGTCGCCACCGACCTCGATGCCGCGCGCCAACACGCTCTTCTGCGGCAGCACGGTTTCACCGTTCCTGTCGTCTTGGAGTCGTGA